TGCGTATCGAGGAATCCGCGGCCCGCAAGCAGGCGAAGATCGATCGGGGCGAGGACGTGATCGTGGGCGTGAACAAGTACCGTCCCACGCAGGACACCCCCATCGACGTGCTGGACATCGACAACGCCGCCGTGCGCGAGTCGCAGATCGCCCGCCTGAACAAGCTGCGCGAAGGGCGCGACAACGCGCAGGTGCAGCGCACCCTGGCCGCACTGACCGAAGCCGCCCGCACCGGCCAGGGCAACCTGCTGGCCCTGAGCGTGGACGCCATGCAGGCCCGCGCCACCCTGGGCGAGGTCAGCGACGCGCTGGAACAGGTGTGGGGCCGCCACGCCGCCGAGATCAAGACCCTCAGCGGCGTGTACGCCGCCGGGTACGCCGGCGACGAGAACTTCGACGCCCTGAAACGCGACATCGACGCCTTCGCCGAACGCGAAGGCCGCCGCCCGCGCATGCTGGTCGTGAAGATGGGCCAGGACGGCCACGACCGCGGTGCGAAGGTGATCGCCACGGGCTTCGCCGACCTGGGCTTCGACGTGGACGTGGGCCCGCTCTTCCAGACGCCTGAAGAGGCCGCGCGGCAGGCCATCGAGAACGACGTGCACGTGGTCGGCGTGAGCAGCCAGGCGGCCGGGCACAAGACCCTGGTGCCGCAGCTCGTGCAGGCCCTGCGGGCCGAGGGCGCGGGCGACATCCTGGTGGTGGTGGGCGGCGTGATCCCGCAGCAGGACTACCCGGCCCTGCGGGAAGCGGGCGCCTCGGGCATCTTCGGCCCCGGCACGCCTATCCTGAAAAGCGCGCGGGACGTGCTGGAGCTGCTGAGCAAACGCGAAGGCGTCACCTTCTAAATCCTCTTCCCTTTTCCGAAAGCCCTTGCCATGTGTAAGGGCTTTTAGCCTGCTGGCAACAAATCATTTAGTACGTTAAACTGATCAGGTGAGCGGATCAAGTGGAGTTAATCTCGTCACGGCCATAGCTGTGACGGCCGACACTCTCGTGAACGCTGCCCTACGAGAGTTACATCGTCACGGCTTCACCGATCTTCGCCATCATCACTTCTTGCATGTCAGCCGCTGGCTGAGTCCAGCAGGAAGGCGACCCTCCGAACTGGCAGAGGACGCAGGAATCTCCCGCCAGGCCATGTCTGATCTCCTGACAGAGCTGGAAGGACTTGGTTACGTAAAACGCATTCCCGACCCTAGTGATGCCAGAGCACGCCTGATCATCCCCGCTGAACGCGGGTATGCCGCTGATGCCATCCTGCAAGCCTTCTGGCAGTCCAGGGAACTTCAACTCCGCGAGCAATACGGTGACGCCCGTGTCTACGACGTGAGCGAAATCATCCTCGCCTACCAGGAGGCCGTGAAATGAACAGGGTCTGGGTGATCACCTGGATAGGCTTTTCTCTGGTCTTGCTGCTGCTGGGCCTCCTGTGGTTTTTGCAAGGAAACGGCCTGGTCGTTATTCCGCCGATCCTGTGCGTCGGTCAATGTGAGCCTCTGACAGGCCCCTCCCTGGTCTGGGCCGGCACAGGTTTCGTCACCGCGCTTCTGGGAGCCTGGAGTCTACTGGCGAGTCTACGGAAATACCGTGTCCGTCAGCAGAAATAAGCGATACGGCGTGAGTGGCCGCTTCACCT
This is a stretch of genomic DNA from Deinococcus fonticola. It encodes these proteins:
- a CDS encoding MarR family winged helix-turn-helix transcriptional regulator, whose translation is MNAALRELHRHGFTDLRHHHFLHVSRWLSPAGRRPSELAEDAGISRQAMSDLLTELEGLGYVKRIPDPSDARARLIIPAERGYAADAILQAFWQSRELQLREQYGDARVYDVSEIILAYQEAVK